GGTCTGAAAGAACACAGTAAAAAAGACACGCTTGTAgttagcataattttttaaactgtgcTCTTTTTAGTAGCCCCAGAAAAACTATAGAAATTGGAAAAATTcagcagctgggcgcggtggctcacgcctgtaatcccagcactttggtaggccgaggtggatggatcacgaggtcaggagatggagaccatcctggctaactcagtgaaacgccgtctctactaaaaatgcaaaaaattagccgggcgaggtggcaggcgcctgtagtcccagctactcgggaggctgaggcaggagaatggcgtgaacccgggaggcggagcttgcagtgagccgagatcgcgccactgcactccagcctgggcgacagagccagactccatctcaaaaaaaaaaaaaaaaaattgaaaacattcagAAATTCTGATTTGCTGAGGAACTGATCTGAATGGCCAGCCTCATTTTCATAGTGGTATGCCCATGCAGAGCTCCCTAGTGGTTTATTAAAACctaaaactggccaggcgcggtggcttacacctgtaatcccagcactttgggaggccgaggcgggtggatcatctgaggtcaggagttttgagaccagcctggccaacatggcgaaaccccatctttactaaaaatacaaaaattagctgggcatggtcgtggtCCGGGTGCCTGTATtgccagctaccctggaggctgaggcagaattgcctgaacccgggaggtggagggcctgggcaaaagagcgagactccgtctcaaacaaaacaaaaaacaaaacaaaacctaaagctAACGACTAAACTACCTGGGAGGtgatagcagaaaaaaaatttaacacttGCAGGGTAACCTATTCAGTTTCTCAAGTTTTAGTTACTAGAAAGCTTTCTTCAAAACTTCTATTAATCTGCTCTATTAATGCCAACACCATTCAAAAGGAATAAGAGGTCATGAAAATTAAATTCCCTGGATTCAGTCAATTTGGAGGGCCATTCAAAGCCTGTATTTTTGGCAGCACTGTGACATCAATGACAGtggatttggctctgtgttctaAATAGTGGAAGAGCAAGTTGCCAAATGTTCTGCTCTTTGGAAAAAGAGGGGTTGTTACAGAGCAAGTTATGTGTGTCTTTggcaggaaaagggaaaaaaaaaaactgcccacCTTCTTCAGAGACTATAACCACTCATGGACTTTCATACTCTAGAATGGCCACTTTCGCTTCCCACCTTTATTTAGAACATTCAACCTCCCCCTCTTCCCTGAGatttccattaaaattttttttttttgagacggagtctcgctctgtcgcccaggctggagtgcatggcgtcatctcggctcactgcaggctccgcatgcggggttcacgccattcttctgcctcagcctcccaagtacctgggactacaggtgcccgccaccatgcccggctaatttttttgtattttcagtagagacggggtttcaccgtgttagccaggatggtctcgatctcctgacctcgtgatccgcctgcctcggcctcccaaagtgctgggattacaagcgttgagccaccgcgcccggccccatttaaatatttttatagtaaaattTGCTAAGGGACTGATTAAGAGTAGACCAGGAGATATGAAAATCATCACCACGACCACCCAACTATTTAACAAATTTCTTATCCTATCACCTTTCATACCTGTGAAATGATGGTAGTAATCAATGTGTCTAGAGAACTTTCAAAACTAAAGGGTAAATCTATGTAATTATTATTCATCCCCATCTATTTTCAAAGCAGACAGATCAATTAACCTGATTGACAATTACACAATATAGACAATCATCCAGGATACcttggatagtttttttttttttttgagatacgttcccactgtcacccaggctggagtacagtggtgtgatcttggctcactgcagccttgacctcccagactcaaagtGATTCTAcctgcctcccaaacagctgggaccacaggcacatgccaccatgccaggctaatttttatatttttgtagagacggggtttcaccatgttgcccaggctggtctcaaactcctgggctcaagagatccacccaccttggcctcccaaagtggtaggattacaggcgtgagccaccacgcctggccaatacttAAGATTTAAGGGTACAAAGATATAGTTCAGCAGTGATATGGCTACTGGCAGAGGCTTGGAATGAACAGTTTCTTCAGCTGAGGAGCAGGAAAGATTTGTATGTTATTTACCTACCTACTTTCGCTAAGTCCTTATATTTGCTGTTTATTCACCACCAGAAGGTGGTACTATATGAATACTTCTCTTTTCCTCTAGTAACTGAGAAAATGATACAGGAGTTTATCTCCTCTtgctctgtgtgtatgtatatatatatttgcatgtgcatataGACCCCCCACCCCAATATTATCAGCATATTACAGTTGGTTAGCGTATGCTGTGTATTAGctacttggaaataacttttgGCACTCCAAATATGCTTAAGCTGCAAAGAATACTATCAGAGTCCATTATCTGAGCTCATAAAGCTTCAATCTTTGTCCACTTTTATTCCCACGACTTAAGTGGAAACCTGAACGTGGTTTAACTTAAAAACACCATGTGCTATACTGATCAAAACTTCCACCTTCCTttgtctttcctcttctttcttcagaCCTCGCATGATAGATAATCAAAGttggtgatttattttttattatgttaaagGTGACAGATCTTGGCTTAAGAAAAACCAGATTTGTgactaaagaaaacattttcttggaGCTTTTCATTGTTCTGgcttaaatttccttttaaaacgtAACTTTCCATAAGTTAAAGTTAGCACTTTCACAAATACTAGCAGAGTCACTAAATGAAATATTAACATCAAAACAAACATGATTAACGaagaagtattttattattttgctgcaAAGCTGTTGCTTCACTGTATAAAAATAGCACCAGCAAATGCAGTGTATCACAAAATTAAGATAGTGGTGTTCCTCATCTGACACTGTACAAGCAACAAAACCTCTTCACTTCCAGTTATTTCCAATGGAAAGATCATTGGAATCATTAAGTATTTCATCCCAAATCCAGGTATGGATACATGCAAGTTACAATATTATATAAGGCTTAAGAATAACAATGTTATCTTtgaattatgtaatttttataactAGTTTTTACCATGGATAATTTCATGAATTCTGAACACTAGAGCCTAGTCTAAAAATCATAGAATATTGTGAAAAAGACGCATATTATATTTATCTATAATCATTAGAAAGTTAAAGGGCATTTTCTTTCATTAGCAGTGTtaacagtagtttttttttcccccatcggTAATACTAAAAGTTGCTATTCTAAGTCTTCTATCCACCACTAATTTAAGACAACTCTGCTGGCTTGCGTTATTTCATACTAGTTTATTTAGGAGTTCCATTTTCACTCCTCAATAGATTTTATGTATTTCTCATATGCTTCTTCACTCATAAGTTCATCTAGTTCTGAAGGGTTACTCAGTGTCATCTTGATCAGCCAACCTGCAACCAAAAGACAACCTTATATTccacattaactttttaaaaagtcaaattcatcCAAAAcgtaaaataaatttctgagcaCCTCAATCTCATATTCTTTACAAAAACCATACATTATTTGTTCATAGAACTTTAAATTTTAGCGCTAAGAATTAAAATACTTGTatataacaaatgaaaataattatggcTAGAATAGATTCCACCATAAGAAATTAAGAACTCTTAGGGTGTAATAAGCAtcagaaaatgacatttaaatcttaagggccgggcacggtggctcatgcctgtaatcccagtactttgggaagcgaAGGCAGccaaatcacttgaggctaggagctctagaccagcctggccaaaatagtggaaccccatctctaccaaaaccacaaaaattagctgggcgtggtggcggttgcccgcaatcccagctattgggaagctgaggcagaagaagtgcttgaacccaagaaggggaggttgcagtgcgccaagatcatgccactgcactccagcctgggcgacagagggagactctgtctcaaaaaaataataaaaataagtcctTAAATATATGATCCAAATACACAAGACCAGGTATGTCTTTAACAAATGGAACACTAACTACTGAGGTTAACGGGATTAGAAAGCAGTAGAAATTAGAAGGGCAAGGTGACAGACAAAGGAGAACTACAACCTAATCCTAGCTTTGCCATTTATCAGCCATGAGACCCTGACAGATAAATCCTTTGGAGACTCTATTCatctacaaaagagaaaattgcTGTTAGCTTACCTGATTAGATTATAAGGATGAAAATGTGAGAAAaccaaaaattaatgcaaaatatatatttttttacctcCCAAATCACACAATATGAGTGGCTGCTTTATGTCTGAAAAAGTAAATACTTTGCAGATGTTTACACCAAAACCAAAGAATCTACAACTGATATCAAGAACCTGCAAAATAAGGTAATGCTTTTATcatcagaggttttttttttctttttttgagaaggtctcgctctgtcactcaggctggagtggagtggtgcgatcttggctcactatagactgcagccttgacctcccaggttcaagcaattctcccacttcagcctccctagtaattgagactacaggcacattccaccacagccagctaatttttgtatttctatagagacagagtttcaccatgttgcccaggctggtctccaactcctggactaaagcaatccacccaccttggcctcccaaagtgctgggatcacaggcgcgagccactgcgcctagccagaAATCTTAAACGTAACTTTATGTATTCAACTaacctctgtttttcttttaaagcagaaCATCTCTATTTAGTaccaagaagtagaaaaagatgaaGTCACAATCAGCTAAACTTGCTTTAAATTCtagataaaatatttactgtagtAGTAATTCCTTGAGAAACTTCTAGCAACAGCTTACCATCTTCATAACAAGATTTGTTTACAAGTCCTGGATTTTCTGCAAGAGCTTCATTAATTTCAGTTACTTCTCCTGATAAAGGAGAATAGAGTTCACTAGCAGCTTTCACACTTTCCAAAGCACCAAACTCAtctaagtggaaaaaaaattaaagaaaacatgaaatgtTAAAAGTCAGTTacttgaaaacataaaatatgaaaaagtagaTTCCTGTCACATAGctatgattttaaaattccaaatttctttttttttttttgagatggagtctcgctctgttgcccaggctggagtgcagtggcgcaatctcacctcactgcaagttccacctcccaagggttcacgccattctcctgcctcagcatcccgagtagctgggactacaggcgcccgcccgccaccgcgcccgcccgccaccacgcccgtctaattttttgtatttgtagtagagacggggtttcactctgttagctaggatggtctcaatctcctgatgtcgtgatccgcccgcctcggcctcccaaagtgctgggattataggcgtaagccaccgcgcctggctctttttttttttttttttttttgagatggagtctcgctctgtcgccaggctacaGTACAATGGCGTGTTctaggctcactgccacctctgcctcccgggttcaagccattctcctgcctcagcatcccaagtagctaggattacaggcgcatgccaccacgcccagctaatttttgtatttttagtagagacagcgtttcactgtgttggccaggctggtcttgaactcctgacctcgtgatcaacccgcctcagcctcccaaagtgctgggattataaccgtgagccaccgtgcctggcctaaatttctttaattaaaaataaaaccataagtTTTGTCAGGCTATAATAACCACAAGAAGGGTATATATTGTCTCAATAAAGTGGACCTATCTGTGTGTCCTGGACACAGTGAATAACAAATGGTGATGTGCCTGAATGCCAGATGTGTGTAGGTTCAGTAAAACTCCATGTTCTTGCAACTTAGCTGtggctcagaaaaaaacaaaatgaaaactttagAATGTTCCAGTGACAGTGAAGTACCTTGTATCAGATAACAATTATAAgctctgggccgggcgtggtggctcatgcctgtaattccagcactttggaagaccgaggcaggaagatcacctgaggccagtagtttgaaaccagcctagccaacatggtctctactaaaatacaaaaaaattagccgggcgtggtggtgggcgcctataatcccagctacttgggagactgaggcaggagaatcgcttgaacccgggaggtggaggttgcagtgagccgagaccatgccattgcactccagccttggtgacagcgtgagactccgtctcaaaaacaaaaaaacacaattacaaaCTCTGAACTActggccaggaacggtggctcacgcctgtaatcccaacactttgggaagccaaggcaggtagatcacttgaggtcaggagttcaagaccagcctggccaacatggtgaaaccccgcctctaccaaaaactcaaaataaataaattaattaattaaaaaaattagcctggtgtggtggtgcatgcctgtagtcccggctacttgggtggctgaaaaaggagaattgcttgaacctaggaggcggaggttgcagtgagccaatatcgcgccatcgcattccagcctgggcaacagagcaagactccgtctcaaaaaaataagaagaagaagaaaaaaaaagaacaatttaaaaaaggCTGAAAAGTTAACAGTCCTAGGAACCCTATAGGACAATATCAAGTGATATGACGAACATGTCTCAaatcagagaaggaaaaaggaatgaagtgggaagagaaagaaatcatgACTAAAATAAAAGTCTCCAAATTTAATCGAAAAAAAATTctatctacagattcaagaagcttgGTAAATCCCAAAAGCAGCCAAACGTAACACACTGTGTGATTCCTTTCATATAAAGAATAGGCAAAATAAACCTATGGTGTAGAAACGAGAGAAGAGGTCATCTATTTGACTGGGAAGGTTTATTTAAGTGTATACATTTCTTAAaactcactgaattgtacacttctgGTCCATGCATTTCACTGTATGTAGAttttacatcaagttaaaaaactaCCTTTAGCAGAATGTCTTAAAAGGGTATTCATTAGTTTAAGGATATTATCTAACATATCGATATtaatagactttttttcttttttttttttaaaacggagtcttgctctgttgcccaggctggagtacagtgatgggatctcggctcactgcaacctccgcctcccaggttccagcaattctcctgtctcagcctctgagtagcaattacttttgcaccaacctaatacttggGTCAAAAGCACtcttattggctgggcacggtggctcacacttgtaatctcagcattttgggaggccaaggcgggcggatcacttgaggtcaggagttcgagaccagcctggccaacatgaggaaactctgtctctacaatacaaaaattagctgggcgtggtggcacgtgcctgagacacaagaatcgcttgaacccaggaggcagaggttacagtgggccgagatggtgccactgcactccagcctgggtgacaaagcaagactgtctccaaaaaaaaaaaaaaaaaaaaagcactctaaTTAATCCAGGGTACAAACAAATTACTATTCAATGTAAACAAAATTCATGGCATGGATCATTCTAAGATCCTAAGAATACTCACCTTGTTTGTTCAATTTTGTCCCAACTTCAGGCAGACTACAGTAAACAACATCTCCCAACGCTTCctaaataaaacaagacaaaaccaaaaatctCTAAGAAGTTATAACTAAACCCTCCAGTAAACAGAACAAGCCAAACAGTGAATCCCCTATAATGAAgatttagtatatattttatactggagGGGCTACATTCTTGAGTTTTCCTTAAAATCctttaaacatataaaaactaCTCTCAGTCAGgtgtggtagttcacacctgtaatcccagcactttgaaaggcccaAAGTGGGTGTTATCAcataaggtcagaagttcgagaccagcctggttgacatggtgaaacccagtaactaataaaaatacaaaaattagctgggtgtggtggcaggcacttgcaatcccagctactcaggaggctgaggcaggagaatcacttaaatctgggaggcagaggttgcagtgagttgagattgcacctgtgtactccagccttggcgacagagcaagactccacgtcaagaataaaaataaatggctgggtgcggtggctcatgcctgtaatcccagctcttagggaggcagaggtgggaggatagcttgagcccaggagttttgagacctgccttggcaatatagcaagaccctgttctccaaaactaagtaaaataaaatgatttttaaaaaccctgtTCTCCaaaactaagtaaaataaaatgattttaaaaaactattctcAACTCGGGAGCTGCAAGAGACCAGCCGCCAGCCAGATCTGGCTCACAGGCTTTAGCAACCTAACACAAGCCTCCTGCCCCCCGCAACACTGCtagctctttgttttgtttggttttgagacagagtttctctcttgttgcccaggctggagtgcagtggcctgatctcggctcactgcaagctccgcctcccaagttcaagcgattctcctgcctcagcctcccaagtagctgggattacaggtgcccgccaccatgcctggttaattttttaaaattttttgctagagatgcagtttcaccatgttggccagctggtcttgaacttttgacctcagatAATCGacttgcctcggccttccaaagtgctaggattacaggtgtgagccactgcgcccggcaaacACTGCTAGCTCTTCTGGGCATGAACATATTTGGTGTTCTTCCACCTCTGTAGTTTTATGTACACCACTGCCCCCAAAGCATTTGCTGAAATCCTGCTCACTGATTCTACAAATCATAGTCCTCACACCTTGTACTCCCTGAAGTCCTTGACTCCAGAAAGAAGTGGTCTCTCCATCAGGTAAGTGAATTACAACCCCACCGTTCCGATGCCATCATGTAATGTTTGCAAGTCATTCTCATGCAGGTAATTCCCCTCACAAATAAACTCTAGGAGGTAAGGACGACATCTTACACAACATCTCAAAAACTATCCAACACTGGGCCTCATAGTAGGTATACAGAGATGCCAAGGAAGATATAATTGTCAGTGATTATCAACACACAAGAATCTTACATGTCTGAGGAAATTTTGTACAGTCACGTGCCGCCTAATGGCgttttggtcaacaacagaccacatatatgacagtggtcccatgaAATTATAATATAGTTAGTATcacttatccaaaatgcttgggagcAGAAGtgctttggatttcagattttggaatactCGCATTATACTTAACACATGAGTACTCCTCATCCAAGATTCTggaatccaaaatg
This sequence is a window from Gorilla gorilla gorilla isolate KB3781 chromosome 18, NHGRI_mGorGor1-v2.1_pri, whole genome shotgun sequence. Protein-coding genes within it:
- the GCSH gene encoding glycine cleavage system H protein, mitochondrial, with the protein product MALRVVRSVRALLCTLRAVPSPAAPCPPRLWQLGVGAARTLRTGPALLSVRKFTEKHEWVTTENGIGTVGISNFAQEALGDVVYCSLPEVGTKLNKQDEFGALESVKAASELYSPLSGEVTEINEALAENPGLVNKSCYEDGWLIKMTLSNPSELDELMSEEAYEKYIKSIEE